In Bacteroides coprosuis DSM 18011, the following are encoded in one genomic region:
- a CDS encoding integrase family protein (COGs: COG4974 Site-specific recombinase XerD~InterPro IPR002104~KEGG: bvu:BVU_2470 putative transposase~PFAM: Integrase, catalytic core, phage~SPTR: Putative transposase;~IMG reference gene:2504106998~PFAM: Phage integrase family), whose translation MKSTFSVIFYLRRDRKKSDGTCPVMCRITIDGIDTRFNTKLHVQLSKWDVNANKVSGINPESRNLNARLDDIKASLHRIYHDLQRFDIVTPEKIKGEFLGLDESGETILKLFDKHNEDVASMVGISKSAATLQKYNVTRKHVANFIKKKYRVSDMAVKSINDMFLRDFEVYLLTQERVSHNTMAKFMQFFKRIIILARNNGLIVHDPFANYKIQLKKVDRGYLTEQEMNKIIQKKFPTKRLEQVRDIFIFSCFTGLAYIDVKELTKNHIRISFDGNIWIMTKRHKTKVNVNVPLMDIPKKILQKYEGELPDDKILPVLSNQKMNAYLKEIADVCGINKNLTFHLARHTFATTVTLAKGIPIETVSKMLGHTNIQTTQIYARITNEKISKDMRGLSAKFNDSEKLFG comes from the coding sequence ATGAAAAGTACATTTAGTGTGATTTTTTATCTCAGAAGAGACAGGAAAAAGAGTGACGGAACATGTCCGGTAATGTGTCGAATAACCATTGACGGTATCGATACTCGTTTTAATACGAAACTTCATGTTCAATTATCTAAATGGGATGTGAATGCAAACAAAGTTTCAGGTATTAATCCTGAAAGCCGAAATCTGAATGCAAGGTTGGATGATATTAAAGCATCATTGCATAGAATTTATCATGATTTACAACGGTTTGATATTGTAACTCCAGAGAAAATCAAAGGTGAGTTTTTGGGCCTTGACGAAAGTGGAGAGACAATTCTAAAGTTGTTCGATAAACATAACGAGGATGTGGCATCAATGGTTGGAATTTCGAAATCAGCAGCTACATTACAGAAATATAATGTAACAAGAAAACATGTGGCAAACTTCATCAAAAAGAAGTACCGAGTATCTGACATGGCTGTGAAGTCAATTAATGATATGTTTTTACGTGATTTTGAAGTCTATCTTTTGACTCAGGAAAGAGTGAGCCATAATACAATGGCGAAGTTCATGCAATTCTTTAAACGAATAATTATTTTAGCTCGTAACAATGGTTTAATTGTTCATGATCCATTTGCTAATTATAAAATTCAACTGAAGAAAGTGGACAGGGGATACCTTACAGAACAGGAAATGAATAAAATCATCCAAAAAAAATTTCCGACTAAACGATTAGAACAGGTAAGAGATATATTTATTTTTTCATGTTTTACTGGACTAGCATACATTGATGTGAAAGAACTAACTAAAAATCATATCAGAATCTCTTTCGATGGAAATATCTGGATTATGACTAAACGGCACAAAACCAAAGTTAATGTAAATGTCCCTCTAATGGATATTCCTAAGAAAATATTGCAAAAGTATGAAGGTGAACTTCCTGATGATAAAATTTTGCCAGTTCTAAGCAATCAAAAAATGAATGCTTATCTGAAAGAAATTGCTGATGTGTGTGGCATAAACAAAAATCTTACTTTTCATCTTGCAAGACATACCTTTGCAACTACAGTTACACTAGCAAAGGGCATTCCAATTGAAACTGTTAGTAAAATGTTAGGACATACCAATATTCAAACAACTCAGATATATGCTCGTATCACCAATGAGAAAATCAGCAAGGATATGAGGGGGCTTTCCGCTAAATTTAATGATAGTGAGAAATTGTTTGGATAG